The Pseudomonas fluorescens genome includes a window with the following:
- the pheA gene encoding prephenate dehydratase has product MSEQELKALRLRIDALDEKVLELISERARCAQEVARVKMASLAEGEVPVFYRPEREAQVLKRVMERNKGPLGNEEMARLFREIMSSCLALEQPLKVAYLGPEGTFTQAAAMKHFGHAVISKPMAAIDEVFREVAAGAVNFGVVPVENSTEGAVNHTLDSFLEHDMVICGEVELRIHHHLLVGENTKTDSISRIYSHAQSLAQCRKWLDAHYPNVERVAVSSNAEAAKRVKGEWNSAAIAGDMAAGLYGLTRLAEKIEDRPDNSTRFLMIGSQEVPPTGDDKTSIIVSMSNKPGALHELLVPFHDNGIDLTRIETRPSRSGKWTYVFFIDFVGHHRDPLVKGVLEKISQEAVALKVLGSYPKAVL; this is encoded by the coding sequence ATGTCTGAGCAAGAACTCAAGGCGCTGCGCCTGCGCATCGATGCCCTGGACGAAAAGGTCCTGGAGCTGATCAGCGAGCGTGCGCGCTGCGCCCAGGAAGTCGCCCGGGTGAAGATGGCCTCCCTGGCCGAAGGCGAAGTGCCGGTGTTCTATCGTCCTGAGCGTGAAGCCCAGGTGCTCAAGCGTGTCATGGAGCGCAACAAGGGGCCGTTGGGCAACGAAGAGATGGCGCGGTTGTTCCGCGAAATCATGTCCTCGTGCCTGGCGCTCGAGCAGCCGCTGAAAGTCGCCTACCTGGGGCCGGAAGGGACCTTCACCCAGGCCGCCGCCATGAAGCACTTTGGTCACGCCGTGATCAGCAAGCCAATGGCGGCCATCGACGAAGTCTTCCGTGAAGTGGCGGCCGGCGCGGTGAATTTTGGCGTGGTGCCGGTGGAAAACTCTACCGAAGGCGCGGTCAACCACACGCTGGACAGCTTCCTCGAGCATGACATGGTGATCTGCGGCGAAGTCGAGCTGCGTATCCACCATCACCTGTTGGTCGGCGAGAACACCAAGACCGACAGCATCAGCCGGATCTATTCCCACGCCCAATCGTTGGCCCAGTGCCGCAAGTGGCTGGACGCCCATTACCCGAACGTCGAGCGCGTAGCGGTATCGAGCAACGCCGAAGCGGCCAAGCGGGTCAAGGGTGAGTGGAACTCGGCGGCGATCGCTGGTGATATGGCGGCCGGCCTCTACGGGCTGACGCGCCTGGCCGAGAAAATCGAGGATCGCCCGGACAACTCCACGCGGTTCCTGATGATCGGCAGCCAGGAAGTACCGCCGACCGGCGACGACAAGACGTCGATCATCGTCTCCATGAGCAACAAGCCCGGCGCGCTCCATGAACTGCTGGTGCCGTTCCACGACAACGGTATCGACCTGACGCGGATCGAGACCCGTCCGTCGCGCAGTGGTAAATGGACCTACGTGTTCTTCATCGATTTCGTCGGCCACCACCGCGATCCGCTGGTAAAAGGTGTGCTGGAGAAAATCAGTCAGGAAGCAGTGGCACTCAAGGTGCTGGGTTCCTACCCCAAGGCAGTTCTTTAA
- the serC gene encoding 3-phosphoserine/phosphohydroxythreonine transaminase: MSKRAYNFCAGPAALPEAVLKRAQGELLDWHGKGLSVMEMSHRSDEFVSIATKAEQDLRDLLNIPSNYKVLFLQGGASQQFAQIPLNLLPESGKADYIDTGIWSQKAIEEASRYGHVNVAATAKPYDYFAIPGQNEWNLSKDAAYVHYAPNETIGGLEFNWIPETGDVPLVADMSSDILSRPVDISRFGMIYAGAQKNIGPSGILVSIIREDLLGRARSLCPTMLNYKVAADNGSMYNTPPTLAWYLSGLVFEWLKEQGGVEAIGKLNEVKQRTLYDFIDASGLYSNPINKTDRSWMNVPFRLADDRLDKPFLAGADERGLLNLKGHRSVGGMRASIYNAVDINAVNALIAYMAEFEKEHG; the protein is encoded by the coding sequence GTGAGCAAGAGAGCCTATAACTTCTGTGCCGGCCCGGCGGCGTTGCCTGAAGCGGTCCTGAAGCGTGCCCAGGGTGAACTTCTCGACTGGCACGGCAAGGGCCTGTCGGTCATGGAAATGAGCCATCGCAGCGATGAGTTCGTATCCATTGCCACCAAGGCCGAGCAGGACCTGCGTGATCTGCTGAACATCCCGTCCAACTACAAGGTGTTGTTCCTGCAGGGCGGCGCCAGCCAGCAGTTCGCCCAGATCCCGTTGAACCTGCTGCCGGAAAGTGGCAAGGCCGACTACATCGACACCGGTATCTGGTCGCAGAAAGCCATCGAAGAAGCTTCGCGCTACGGTCACGTCAACGTGGCTGCCACCGCCAAGCCCTACGACTATTTCGCGATTCCCGGCCAGAACGAATGGAACCTGTCCAAGGACGCGGCCTACGTTCACTACGCGCCGAACGAAACCATCGGTGGCCTGGAATTCAACTGGATCCCGGAAACCGGCGACGTGCCATTGGTGGCCGACATGTCCTCGGACATTCTCTCGCGCCCTGTGGATATCTCCCGTTTCGGCATGATCTACGCCGGCGCCCAGAAAAACATCGGCCCTAGCGGCATCCTGGTCAGCATCATTCGTGAAGACCTGCTGGGGCGTGCCCGTTCCCTGTGCCCGACCATGCTCAACTACAAGGTCGCGGCCGACAACGGCTCGATGTACAACACTCCGCCGACCCTGGCCTGGTACCTCTCTGGCCTGGTATTCGAATGGCTGAAGGAGCAGGGCGGTGTCGAGGCCATCGGCAAGCTCAATGAAGTCAAGCAGCGCACGCTGTATGACTTCATCGACGCCAGCGGCCTCTACAGCAACCCGATCAACAAGACTGATCGTTCGTGGATGAACGTGCCATTCCGCCTGGCCGACGACCGTCTGGACAAGCCGTTCCTGGCCGGTGCCGACGAGCGTGGACTGCTGAACCTCAAGGGCCACCGTTCGGTCGGTGGCATGCGTGCCTCCATCTACAACGCCGTCGACATCAACGCCGTCAATGCGTTGATCGCCTACATGGCAGAGTTCGAGAAGGAACATGGCTGA
- the gyrA gene encoding DNA gyrase subunit A: MGELAKEILPVNIEDELKQSYLDYAMSVIVGRALPDARDGLKPVHRRVLFAMSELGNDFNKPYKKSARVVGDVIGKYHPHGDTAVYDTIVRMAQPFSLRYLLVDGQGNFGSVDGDNAAAMRYTEVRMTKLAHELLADLHKETVDWVPNYDGTEMIPAVMPTRIPNLLVNGSSGIAVGMATNIPPHNLGEVIDGCLALIDNPELTVDELMQYIPGPDFPTAAIINGRAGIIEAYRTGRGRIYMRARSTVEDIDKVGGRQQIVITELPYQLNKARLIEKIAELVKEKKLEGITELRDESDKDGMRVVIELRRGEVPEVILNNLYAQTQLQSVFGINIVALIDGRPRILNLKDLLEAFVRHRREVVTRRTVFELRKARERGHILEGQAVALSNIDPVIALIKASPTPSEAKEALISTPWESSAVVAMVERAGADSCRPENLDPQYGLREGKYFLSPEQAQAILELRLHRLTGLEHEKLLAEYQEILNQIGELIRILNSATRLMEVIREELEVIRAEYGDVRRTEILDARLDLTLGDMIPEEERVVTISHGGYAKTQPLAAYQAQRRGGKGKSATGVKDEDYIAHLLVANSHTTLLLFSSKGKVYWLKTYEIPEASRAARGRPLVNLLPLDDGEYITTMLPVEEYTEGHYIFMATANGTVKKTPLESFSRQRSVGLIALELDEGDVLISAAITDGEREVMLFSDGGKVTRFKESDVRAMGRTARGVRGMRLPEGQKLISMLIPEEGSQILTASARGYGKRTAISEFPEYKRGGQGVIAMVSNERNGRLVGAVQVLDGEEIMLISDQGTLVRTRVAEVSSLGRNTQGVTLIKLASDETLVGLERVQEPSEVEGEELEGEEGVAFDGTLGADVDDMTGDQPLDAAADEEEPQD, from the coding sequence ATGGGCGAACTGGCCAAAGAAATCCTCCCGGTCAATATCGAAGACGAGCTGAAACAGTCCTACCTCGACTACGCAATGAGCGTAATCGTCGGGCGGGCGCTGCCGGATGCGCGCGATGGCTTGAAGCCCGTGCACCGGCGCGTGCTGTTCGCGATGAGCGAACTGGGCAACGACTTCAACAAGCCGTACAAGAAATCTGCCCGTGTCGTCGGCGACGTGATCGGTAAGTATCACCCCCACGGCGACACTGCCGTGTACGACACCATCGTTCGTATGGCGCAGCCATTCTCCTTGCGCTACCTGCTGGTAGACGGCCAGGGCAACTTCGGTTCCGTGGACGGCGACAACGCCGCGGCCATGCGATACACCGAAGTGCGCATGACCAAGCTGGCCCACGAACTGCTGGCCGACCTGCACAAGGAAACCGTGGACTGGGTGCCGAACTACGACGGCACCGAAATGATCCCGGCGGTCATGCCGACCCGTATCCCGAACCTGCTCGTCAACGGCTCCAGCGGTATCGCCGTGGGCATGGCGACCAACATCCCGCCGCACAACCTCGGTGAAGTCATCGACGGTTGCCTGGCCCTCATCGACAATCCCGAGCTGACTGTCGATGAGCTGATGCAATACATTCCGGGTCCGGACTTCCCGACCGCCGCGATCATCAATGGTCGCGCCGGCATCATCGAAGCCTACCGCACCGGCCGTGGCCGTATTTACATGCGCGCCCGTTCCACCGTCGAAGACATCGACAAGGTTGGCGGCCGCCAGCAGATCGTCATCACCGAGCTGCCGTACCAATTGAACAAGGCTCGCCTGATCGAGAAGATCGCCGAGCTGGTGAAAGAGAAGAAGCTCGAAGGCATCACCGAGCTGCGTGACGAGTCCGACAAGGACGGCATGCGCGTCGTGATCGAGTTGCGTCGTGGTGAAGTGCCTGAGGTGATCCTCAACAACCTCTACGCCCAGACCCAACTGCAAAGTGTGTTCGGCATCAACATCGTTGCGCTGATCGACGGCCGTCCGCGGATCCTGAACCTCAAGGACCTGCTGGAAGCTTTCGTACGTCACCGTCGCGAAGTGGTTACCCGCCGCACCGTGTTCGAACTGCGCAAGGCTCGCGAGCGTGGCCACATTCTTGAAGGCCAGGCCGTTGCCCTGTCGAACATCGACCCGGTGATCGCCCTGATCAAGGCCTCGCCAACGCCGTCGGAAGCCAAGGAAGCGCTGATCAGCACGCCTTGGGAGTCCAGCGCGGTGGTGGCGATGGTGGAGCGTGCCGGTGCCGATTCGTGCCGTCCGGAGAACCTCGACCCGCAATACGGCCTGCGCGAAGGCAAGTACTTCCTGTCCCCGGAACAGGCGCAAGCCATCCTGGAACTGCGCCTGCACCGCCTGACCGGCCTGGAACACGAGAAGCTGCTGGCCGAGTACCAGGAGATCCTCAACCAGATCGGCGAGCTGATCCGCATCCTCAACAGCGCCACGCGCCTGATGGAAGTGATCCGCGAAGAGCTGGAAGTGATCCGCGCCGAGTACGGCGACGTGCGTCGCACCGAGATTCTCGATGCGCGCCTCGACCTGACCCTGGGCGACATGATCCCGGAAGAAGAGCGCGTGGTGACCATTTCCCACGGCGGCTACGCCAAGACCCAGCCGCTGGCCGCCTACCAGGCCCAGCGTCGCGGCGGCAAAGGCAAGTCGGCTACAGGCGTCAAGGACGAGGACTACATCGCTCACCTGCTGGTTGCCAACAGCCACACCACGCTGTTGCTGTTCTCCAGCAAGGGCAAGGTGTACTGGCTCAAGACCTACGAAATCCCCGAAGCGTCCCGCGCAGCCCGTGGTCGTCCGCTGGTCAACCTGCTGCCGCTGGACGACGGTGAATACATCACCACCATGCTGCCGGTGGAGGAATACACCGAAGGCCACTACATCTTCATGGCGACCGCCAACGGCACCGTGAAGAAGACCCCGCTGGAATCCTTCAGTCGCCAGCGTAGCGTCGGCCTGATTGCCCTGGAGCTGGACGAAGGCGACGTGCTGATTTCCGCCGCCATCACCGACGGCGAGCGTGAAGTCATGCTGTTCTCCGACGGCGGCAAGGTCACTCGCTTCAAGGAATCCGACGTTCGCGCCATGGGCCGTACCGCCCGCGGTGTGCGCGGCATGCGCCTGCCGGAAGGCCAGAAGCTGATTTCCATGCTGATCCCAGAAGAGGGCAGCCAGATCCTCACCGCTTCGGCGCGTGGTTATGGCAAGCGCACGGCCATCAGCGAGTTCCCTGAGTACAAGCGTGGCGGCCAGGGCGTGATCGCCATGGTCAGCAACGAGCGTAACGGTCGTCTGGTTGGCGCTGTCCAGGTGCTCGATGGCGAGGAGATCATGTTGATCTCCGACCAGGGTACCTTGGTGCGTACGCGGGTCGCCGAAGTCTCGAGCCTGGGTCGTAACACCCAGGGCGTGACGCTGATCAAGCTGGCCAGCGACGAAACGCTGGTAGGGCTTGAGCGGGTGCAGGAGCCATCGGAAGTCGAAGGCGAGGAGCTGGAAGGCGAGGAAGGCGTGGCGTTCGACGGCACCCTGGGTGCCGATGTCGACGACATGACCGGTGACCAACCGCTCGACGCTGCCGCAGACGAAGAAGAACCGCAGGACTAA
- the mtnA gene encoding S-methyl-5-thioribose-1-phosphate isomerase, translated as MRDRLLAAEKVKAIDWRDGVLYLLDLRVLPSEENWIACTCAADVAEAIGSLVVRGAQAIGISAAYGVVLAARTRVAEGGDWQSALEADFALLAEARPTAANLFWALDRMRDRLGRLKEHAEPLAVLEAEAIAIHESDREANLTMTQLGVDLIRKHQGNAQAILTHGNTGALASGGFGTALGVIRGAYIEGMVERVYADETRPSLQGSRLTAWELARESIPVTLNADSAAAHIMKTKGVTWVIVGADCITANGDVANKIGTYQLAVCAMHHGVRFMVVAPSSTIDMSLACGDDVPVEERDGRELLEIGGKRLGGEVEAFNPTFDITPADLIDVIVTEKGIIERPDTAKLAQLMCRKRLH; from the coding sequence ATGCGCGATCGACTATTGGCTGCGGAGAAGGTGAAGGCCATCGATTGGCGTGATGGCGTCCTGTACCTGTTGGACCTGCGTGTCTTGCCGTCCGAGGAAAACTGGATCGCCTGCACCTGTGCCGCCGATGTGGCCGAGGCCATTGGCTCGCTGGTGGTGCGCGGAGCGCAGGCCATCGGCATCAGCGCGGCTTATGGTGTCGTGCTGGCGGCGCGGACCAGGGTGGCCGAGGGCGGTGACTGGCAATCGGCCCTGGAGGCTGATTTTGCCTTGCTGGCCGAGGCCCGGCCGACAGCGGCGAACCTCTTCTGGGCGCTGGATCGGATGCGCGACCGGTTGGGGCGCTTGAAAGAGCACGCCGAGCCGCTGGCGGTACTTGAGGCTGAAGCCATCGCGATCCACGAAAGTGACCGCGAAGCCAACCTGACCATGACCCAGCTCGGTGTCGACCTGATCCGCAAGCACCAGGGCAACGCCCAGGCCATCCTCACCCACGGCAACACCGGCGCCCTGGCGAGCGGTGGCTTCGGCACGGCCTTGGGTGTCATCCGTGGCGCGTATATCGAAGGCATGGTGGAGCGCGTCTATGCCGACGAAACCCGTCCATCGCTGCAAGGCTCGCGCCTGACGGCGTGGGAGCTGGCCCGAGAGAGCATCCCGGTGACCCTCAACGCCGATTCCGCCGCTGCCCATATCATGAAGACGAAAGGTGTGACCTGGGTGATTGTCGGTGCCGACTGCATCACCGCCAATGGCGATGTGGCGAACAAGATCGGTACCTATCAACTGGCGGTCTGTGCCATGCACCATGGCGTGCGTTTCATGGTGGTGGCGCCGAGTTCGACCATCGACATGAGCCTGGCCTGCGGTGATGACGTTCCGGTCGAGGAGCGCGATGGGCGTGAACTGCTGGAAATCGGCGGCAAGAGGCTGGGTGGGGAGGTGGAAGCCTTCAACCCGACGTTCGATATCACCCCGGCGGATTTGATCGACGTCATCGTCACGGAGAAGGGCATCATCGAGCGTCCGGACACCGCCAAGCTGGCGCAGTTGATGTGCCGCAAGCGGTTGCACTGA
- a CDS encoding TRZ/ATZ family hydrolase produces MPKPAVALDLLLLPTWLVPVEPAGVVLKDHGLGIRDGCIAFIGPRAEALRCDAAQVRELPGMLLSPGLINAHGHAAMTLFRGLADDLPLMTWLEQHIWPAEAKWVDEHFVRDGTDLAIAEQIRGGITCFSDMYFYPKIASECVHDSGIRAQIAIPILDFPIPGAASADEAIRQGIELFGDLKHHPRIKVAFGPHAPYTVGDENLEKIRVIAEELDAAIHMHVHETAFEVQQAVDNTAERPLARLGRLGLLGPRFQAVHMTQISDEDQALLVESNCSVIHCPESNLKLASGFCPVERLWQAGVNVALGTDGAASNNDLDLLGETRTAALLAKAVAGSATALDAHRALRMATLNGARALGIEAIVGSLEVGKAADLVAFDLSGLAQQPIYDPVSQLIYATGRDCVKHLWVGGKPLLEDGRLTRMDESRLIATAQAWGRRISGHNE; encoded by the coding sequence ATGCCCAAGCCTGCCGTTGCGCTCGACTTATTATTGCTGCCGACCTGGTTGGTGCCTGTCGAACCCGCCGGTGTAGTGCTCAAGGATCATGGCCTGGGCATTCGCGACGGCTGCATCGCGTTCATCGGTCCACGGGCAGAAGCCCTCCGGTGTGACGCCGCCCAGGTCCGTGAGCTGCCCGGCATGCTGCTCAGCCCCGGCCTGATCAATGCCCATGGCCACGCAGCCATGACCCTGTTCCGCGGCCTGGCCGACGACCTGCCTTTGATGACCTGGCTCGAACAGCACATCTGGCCGGCGGAAGCCAAATGGGTCGATGAGCATTTCGTACGCGACGGCACCGACCTGGCCATCGCCGAACAGATCAGGGGCGGCATCACCTGCTTCTCCGACATGTATTTCTACCCCAAGATCGCCAGCGAGTGTGTCCACGACAGCGGTATTCGTGCGCAAATCGCGATTCCAATCCTCGATTTCCCGATCCCCGGTGCCGCCAGCGCCGACGAAGCCATTCGTCAGGGCATCGAATTGTTTGGCGACCTCAAGCACCACCCACGGATCAAAGTCGCATTCGGCCCGCACGCCCCCTATACCGTGGGCGACGAGAACCTGGAGAAAATCCGCGTGATCGCCGAGGAACTGGACGCGGCCATTCATATGCATGTTCACGAAACCGCCTTCGAAGTGCAGCAGGCTGTGGATAACACCGCGGAGCGACCGCTGGCGCGCCTGGGACGACTTGGCCTGCTGGGGCCACGCTTTCAGGCCGTGCACATGACTCAAATCAGCGACGAAGACCAGGCCTTGCTGGTAGAAAGCAACTGCAGCGTGATCCACTGCCCGGAATCGAACCTGAAGCTGGCCAGCGGTTTCTGCCCAGTGGAGCGCCTGTGGCAGGCCGGCGTCAATGTGGCGCTCGGCACCGACGGTGCGGCGAGCAACAACGACCTGGATCTGCTGGGCGAAACCCGCACCGCGGCCCTGCTGGCCAAGGCCGTCGCCGGCTCGGCCACGGCCCTGGATGCCCACCGGGCGCTGCGCATGGCCACGCTCAATGGCGCCCGGGCGCTGGGCATCGAGGCGATTGTCGGCTCGCTGGAAGTGGGCAAGGCCGCCGACCTGGTGGCCTTCGATCTGTCGGGCCTGGCCCAGCAGCCGATCTACGACCCGGTGTCGCAGTTGATCTATGCCACCGGTCGCGATTGCGTAAAACACCTGTGGGTGGGCGGCAAGCCGTTATTGGAGGATGGCCGACTGACCCGCATGGACGAATCAAGACTGATCGCCACGGCCCAGGCCTGGGGTCGCCGCATCAGCGGCCACAACGAATAA
- the ubiG gene encoding bifunctional 2-polyprenyl-6-hydroxyphenol methylase/3-demethylubiquinol 3-O-methyltransferase UbiG, translated as MSNVDHAEIAKFEALAHRWWDRESEFKPLHDINPLRVNWIDERVNLAGKKVLDVGCGGGILSEAMAQRGATVMGIDMGEAPLAVAQLHQLESGVSVEYRQITAEALAEEMPGQFDVVTCLEMLEHVPDPSSVIRACFRMVKPGGQVFFSTINRNPKAYLFAIIGAEYIMKLLPRGTHDFKKFIRPSELGAWSRAAGLTVKDIIGLTYNPLTKHYKLAADVDVNYMIQTLREE; from the coding sequence ATGAGCAACGTCGACCACGCCGAAATCGCCAAATTCGAAGCCCTGGCCCATCGCTGGTGGGACCGTGAAAGTGAATTCAAACCGCTGCACGACATCAATCCGCTGCGGGTCAACTGGATTGACGAACGGGTCAACCTGGCTGGCAAGAAGGTGCTCGACGTCGGTTGTGGCGGCGGCATCCTCAGCGAAGCCATGGCCCAGCGCGGGGCGACGGTGATGGGCATCGACATGGGCGAAGCGCCACTGGCCGTGGCGCAACTGCATCAGCTGGAGTCGGGTGTCAGCGTGGAATACCGGCAGATCACCGCCGAAGCCCTGGCCGAAGAAATGCCCGGCCAATTCGACGTGGTCACCTGCCTGGAAATGCTCGAGCACGTGCCGGATCCGTCGTCGGTCATCCGCGCCTGCTTCCGTATGGTCAAGCCCGGCGGCCAGGTGTTCTTCTCCACCATCAACCGCAACCCGAAGGCCTACCTGTTCGCCATCATCGGCGCCGAATACATCATGAAGCTGCTGCCGCGCGGCACTCACGACTTCAAGAAATTCATCCGCCCTTCCGAACTGGGCGCCTGGAGCCGCGCGGCCGGGCTGACCGTCAAGGACATCATCGGCCTGACCTACAATCCGCTGACCAAGCACTACAAGCTGGCCGCCGACGTTGACGTCAACTACATGATCCAGACCCTGCGCGAGGAGTAA
- the mupP gene encoding N-acetylmuramic acid 6-phosphate phosphatase MupP, which yields MRLKAVLFDMDGTLLDTAPDFIAICQAMRADRGLPPMNTQHIRDEISGGARAMVAVTFSMDPESPGFEELRQEFLDRYLKGCAVHSHLFDGMAEVLADIEAANLIWGVVTNKPVRFAEPIMQQLGLAERSKVLICPDHVKNSKPDPEPLTLACKMLDLDPASVLFVGDDLRDIESGRSAGTKTCAVTYGYIHPDDNPKHWGADVVIDHPSALREVLDNALCSC from the coding sequence ATGCGTCTCAAAGCGGTTCTCTTCGACATGGACGGCACGCTGCTCGACACCGCGCCGGACTTCATCGCCATCTGCCAGGCCATGCGCGCTGACCGTGGCTTGCCACCGATGAACACGCAGCACATTCGCGACGAGATTTCCGGCGGTGCCCGGGCGATGGTCGCGGTGACCTTTTCCATGGACCCTGAATCACCGGGGTTCGAGGAACTGCGCCAGGAGTTCCTCGACCGCTACCTCAAGGGATGCGCGGTCCACAGTCATTTGTTCGACGGCATGGCCGAGGTGCTGGCCGATATCGAAGCGGCCAACCTGATCTGGGGCGTGGTCACCAACAAGCCGGTGCGTTTCGCCGAGCCGATCATGCAGCAACTGGGCCTGGCCGAGCGCTCGAAAGTGCTGATCTGCCCTGATCACGTGAAGAACAGCAAGCCAGACCCGGAACCGCTGACCCTGGCCTGCAAGATGCTCGACCTGGATCCGGCCAGCGTGCTGTTCGTGGGCGATGACCTGCGGGACATCGAGTCCGGACGCAGCGCCGGTACCAAGACCTGCGCGGTGACCTACGGCTACATCCACCCGGACGACAACCCGAAGCACTGGGGCGCGGACGTCGTGATCGACCACCCCTCGGCGCTGCGTGAAGTGCTGGATAACGCGTTGTGCAGTTGCTGA
- a CDS encoding YciK family oxidoreductase, with amino-acid sequence MFDYSARPDLLNGRVILVTGAGRGIGAAAAKAYAAHGATVLLLGKTEANLTQVYDEIEAAGHPQPAVIPFNLETALPHQYDELAAMIETEFGHLDGLLHNASIIGPRTPLEQLSGENFMRVMHVNVNAMFMLTSTLLPLLKLSQDASVVFTSSSVGRKGRAYWGAYGVSKFATEGLMQTLADEVDTVAAVRANSINPGATRTSMRAQAYPGENPLNNPTPEEIMPVYLYLMGPDSTGVNGQAFNAQ; translated from the coding sequence ATGTTTGATTATTCCGCCCGCCCCGACCTGCTCAACGGCCGGGTGATTCTGGTCACCGGCGCCGGTCGCGGTATCGGTGCCGCAGCGGCGAAAGCCTATGCCGCTCATGGCGCCACCGTGCTGCTGCTGGGCAAGACCGAAGCCAACCTGACCCAGGTCTACGATGAAATCGAGGCGGCCGGTCATCCGCAGCCAGCGGTGATCCCGTTCAACCTCGAAACCGCGCTGCCTCATCAGTACGATGAACTGGCGGCCATGATCGAAACCGAGTTCGGTCATCTGGACGGCCTGCTGCACAACGCTTCGATCATCGGCCCGCGTACACCGCTGGAACAGTTGTCCGGTGAGAATTTCATGCGGGTGATGCACGTCAACGTCAACGCGATGTTCATGCTTACCAGCACCTTGCTGCCCCTGCTCAAGCTGTCCCAGGATGCGTCCGTGGTGTTCACCTCCAGCAGCGTCGGGCGCAAGGGCCGGGCGTACTGGGGCGCCTATGGCGTGTCCAAGTTCGCCACCGAGGGGCTGATGCAGACCCTGGCCGACGAAGTCGACACCGTCGCCGCCGTGCGCGCCAACAGCATCAACCCCGGTGCCACCCGCACCAGCATGCGAGCCCAGGCCTACCCGGGGGAGAACCCGCTCAACAATCCGACGCCCGAGGAGATCATGCCGGTCTACCTGTACCTCATGGGCCCGGACAGCACCGGCGTCAATGGCCAGGCGTTCAACGCCCAATAA
- a CDS encoding GGDEF domain-containing protein, translating into MKTPTQINAIDFDSAKLQRLGLGQPSPLAARSVSLAQLRQQLSQQLQTSLEPQRILGLFFREIQRLVPLDALAYQHKASDLRLEFGQRGHHTLSYNLSHEGEHLGELVFRRNQRFTEAEQSDLESSMSTLLYPLRNALLYRAATQSALRDPLTGTGNRIAMDQTLMREIDMAKRHSQPLSVLMLDIDHFKRINDSHGHGVGDEVLKAVAESIKGQLRNVDMVFRFGGEEFLILLANTSRDAAAMVGERLRYAAQAQDYFAASTRIELTVSLGCATLLPGESSESLLRRADSALYVAKREGRNRLAMAG; encoded by the coding sequence ATGAAAACGCCCACCCAGATCAACGCGATTGACTTCGACAGCGCCAAATTGCAGCGTCTGGGTCTTGGCCAGCCATCGCCGCTCGCGGCACGCTCCGTCAGTCTTGCGCAATTGCGCCAGCAACTGAGCCAACAGCTGCAGACCAGCCTGGAGCCACAGCGAATCCTCGGCCTGTTTTTCCGGGAAATCCAGCGGCTGGTGCCCCTGGATGCGCTGGCTTACCAGCACAAAGCCAGTGATTTGCGCCTGGAGTTCGGGCAACGCGGGCATCACACCCTCAGCTATAACCTCAGCCATGAAGGCGAACACCTGGGCGAACTGGTGTTCCGTCGCAACCAGCGCTTCACCGAAGCCGAACAAAGCGACCTTGAATCCAGCATGTCGACGCTGCTGTATCCACTGCGCAACGCATTGCTCTATCGGGCCGCCACCCAGAGCGCCCTGCGCGATCCGCTGACCGGCACCGGCAACCGCATTGCCATGGACCAGACGCTGATGCGTGAAATCGACATGGCCAAGCGTCATTCGCAACCCTTGTCGGTGCTGATGCTCGACATCGACCATTTCAAGCGCATCAACGATAGCCATGGTCACGGCGTTGGCGACGAAGTGCTCAAGGCCGTGGCCGAGTCGATCAAGGGCCAACTGCGCAACGTGGACATGGTGTTCAGGTTCGGCGGTGAAGAGTTTCTGATCCTGCTGGCCAATACCAGCCGGGATGCTGCGGCCATGGTCGGGGAGCGACTGCGCTACGCCGCCCAGGCCCAGGATTATTTCGCCGCGAGCACAAGGATCGAGCTGACGGTCAGCCTGGGTTGCGCCACCCTGCTACCGGGGGAATCATCGGAAAGCCTGCTGCGCAGGGCTGACAGCGCACTGTACGTGGCCAAGCGCGAAGGCCGTAATCGACTGGCAATGGCAGGCTGA